A window of the Cheilinus undulatus linkage group 21, ASM1832078v1, whole genome shotgun sequence genome harbors these coding sequences:
- the hao1 gene encoding hydroxyacid oxidase 1: MSGHRVCVSDFEEEARKVLPKAVYDYYCSGADQQRTLADNVAAFSRWYLAPRILRDVSKVDLSVSVLGQKLSMPVCVAATAMQRMAHPEGETATARACQTVGTGMMLSSWATSTIEEVMSAMTTQNGGAVLWLQLYIYKDRELTLSLIRRAEAAGYQAIFVTVDTPYLGRRWDDMRNRFKLPAHLSMSNFSTASLAFSEGDYGNDSGLAVYVAKAIDPSLCWDDISWLKKQTNLPVIVKGVLTGEDAIQAVSYGVDGVLVSNHGARQLDGVPATLDVLEEVVKAVQGRCDVFLDGGVRRGTDVLKAIALGAKAVFIGRPVLWGLACQGEQGVIQLLELLKEELRLAMALSGCRSLSEVSRSRVRKVEFTSRI; the protein is encoded by the exons ATGTCAGGGcaccgtgtgtgtgtgtcagattTTGAGGAGGAAGCCAGAAAAGTTCTTCCTAAAGCTGTGTATGATTACTACTGCTCAGGAGCTGATCAACAGCGTACTCTTGCCGACAATGTCGCTGCCTTTAGCAG GTGGTATCTTGCCCCTCGGATACTACGGGATGTGTCCAAAGTggatctgtctgtctctgtcctgGGCCAGAAGCTCAGTATGCCTGTCTGTGTTGCTGCCACAGCAATGCAGAGGATGGCTCATCCTGAAGGAGAAACAGCTACAGCAAGAG CCTGCCAAACAGTGGGAACAGGGATGATGCTGAGCTCCTGGGCCACCTCAACTATTGAGGAAGTGATGTCTGCAATGACTACACAGAATGGTGGAGCTGTTCTGTGGCTGCAACTTTACATCTATAAAGACAGAGAACTGACACTTTCACTGATAAGGCGGGCAGAGGCAGCGGGATATCAGGCTATCTTTGTCACTGTGGATACACCATATCTGGGGAGAAGATGGGACGATATGCGCAACCGCTTTAAACTGCCTGCACATCTAAG CATGTCTAACTTCTCAACAGCCTCCTTGGCCTTCTCTGAGGGGGACTACGGCAATGATAGTGGTTTGGCTGTTTATGTAGCAAAAGCAATTGACCCCAGCCTCTGTTGGGATGACATCTCCtggctgaaaaaacaaacaaatctgcCTGTGATTGTCAAAGGAGTATTGACAG GTGAAGATGCAATCCAGGCAGTGAGCTATGGTGTTGATGGTGTCCTGGTATCAAATCATGGAGCTCGACAACTGGATGGAGTACCTGCCAcg ttggATGTGTTGGAGGAAGTGGTGAAAGCAGTACAAGGTCGTTGTGATGTCTTCCTGGATGGGGGAGTGAGGCGGGGAACAGATGTTTTGAAGGCTATAGCTCTTGGAGCAAAGGCTGTCTTTATTGGCCGTCCAGTGCTCTGGGGACTTGCCTGTCAG GGAGAACAAGGAGTAATTCAGCTTCTAGAACTGCTTAAAGAGGAATTGCGTCTGGCGATGGCTTTGTCAG GCTGTCGTTCCTTATCTGAGGTTAGCAGGTCCCGAGTAAGGAAAGTGGAGTTTACCTCAAGGATCTGA